Proteins from a genomic interval of Siniperca chuatsi isolate FFG_IHB_CAS linkage group LG10, ASM2008510v1, whole genome shotgun sequence:
- the LOC122882585 gene encoding uncharacterized protein LOC122882585, translating into MKVGHTLICFFFLTLRDGNTGLINAEIPVHTGTEGGNITVGCSFTFSGSRKIFCKEECEGKDILVETTGDRAQSGRYSIEYEGAILSSERMFVSITKLTKSDSGRYRCILDRWIKDSSEEFEIRVTDAPITSKPNWTLRPFSTSVPSASTLKTTQSLRSSSGSSTPSSASTLKTTQPPAAATAVLPYLGLILAVMIVVFLAAVLIFCRKRASKPKEPPAESEYANVTKPSRVYEEIREEDRQSRAPPVEISTLYTYAKYTKPNGVEPTDDYSLATAASSQKRTEDDSSNLTYSQVDFSNRTAASLHSAPCGDADNTVYSVPRVEASSGGSHAEDASPPLYSTVTLHQL; encoded by the exons GCGGGATGGAAACACTGGTCTCATCAATGCAGAAATCCCCGTCCATACAGGAACTGAAGGAGGAAACATCACAGTTGGATGCTCCTTCACTTTCTCTGGAAGCAGGAAGATCTTCTGTAAGGAAGAATGTGAAGGAAAAGACATTCTCGTTGAAACAACTGGTGACAGAGCTCAGAGTGGCAGATACAGCATTGAATATGAAGGAGCTATATTGTCTTCTGAGCGTATGTTTGTGAGCATCACAAAGCTGACTAAGTCAGATTCAGGAAGGTACAGATGCATTTTGGACAGATGGATTAAAGATTCATCCGAGGAGTTTGAGATCAGAGTCACAGATG CTCCGATCACTTCTAAACCAAACTGGACTCTCCGACCTTTTTCAACATCAGTCCCGTCAGCCTCCACACTGAAGACAACACAGAGTTTACGCTCCAGTTCAGGAAGCTCCACACCTTCATCAGCCTCCACACTGAAGACAACACAGCCACCAGCTGCAG CCACAGCTGTGCTGCCCTATTTGGGTCTGATTCTTGCCGTCATGATCGTCGTATTTTTAGCGGCTGTGCTGATATTCTGCAGGAAGAGGGCCAGTAAACCCAAAG aACCTCCTGCAGAATCTGAGTATGCTAACGTCACAAAG CCCAGCCGAGTGTATGAGGAgatcagagaggaggacagacagagcagagctcCTCCTGTAGAAATATCTACACTTTACACTTACGCCAAATACACCAAACCAAATGGAGTTGAACCCACAGACGACTACAGCTTAGCCACTGCAGCAAGTTCTCAGAAGAGA ACTGAAGACGACTCGAGTAACCTCACCTACTCTCAGGTGGATTTTTCCAACCGTACAGCTGCCTCGCTCCACAGCGCCCCCTGTGGTGATGCAGATAACACCGTCTACTCTGTGCCTCGGGTAGAAGCGAGCTCGGGCGGCAGCCACGCCGAAGACGCTTCACCTCCTCTGTACTCTACTGTTACTTTACAtcagctgtag